One genomic window of Roseateles sp. DAIF2 includes the following:
- the mraY gene encoding phospho-N-acetylmuramoyl-pentapeptide-transferase: protein MLLSLTQWLLAQYPDLGWLRIFNYITFRAVMAAVTALLIGLAFGPWVIRRLTAMKIGQPIREYGVQQHLAKSGTPTMGGVLILIGIGVSTVLWFDWGNRFVWVVMLVTMGFGAIGWADDWRKVVRKDPEGMRSREKFFWQSLIGLVAAVYLAFSVSETSFLGVVQLFFRWVTSGFSTELPPKADLIVPFFKTVSYPLGVFGFIGLTYFVIVGTSNAVNFTDGLDGLAIMPVVLVGSALGIFAYLTGSSVYAKYLLLPYIPGAGELLIFCGALAGAGLAFLWFNTHPAQVFMGDVGALALGGALGTMAVITRQEIVLGIMGGVFVAEVLSVMIQVSWFKYTKKKFGEGRRIFKMAPLHHHFEKSGWKETQVVVRFWIITMLLCLVGLASLKLR, encoded by the coding sequence ATGCTGCTTAGTCTGACCCAATGGCTGCTGGCGCAATACCCGGACCTGGGCTGGCTGCGCATCTTCAACTACATCACCTTCCGCGCCGTGATGGCCGCGGTGACCGCGCTGCTGATCGGCCTGGCCTTCGGCCCCTGGGTAATCCGCCGCCTGACCGCGATGAAGATCGGCCAGCCGATCCGCGAGTACGGCGTGCAGCAGCATCTGGCCAAGAGCGGCACGCCGACCATGGGCGGCGTGCTGATCCTGATCGGCATCGGCGTCTCCACCGTGCTGTGGTTCGACTGGGGCAACCGCTTCGTCTGGGTCGTGATGCTGGTGACGATGGGCTTCGGCGCGATCGGCTGGGCCGATGACTGGCGCAAGGTGGTGCGCAAGGACCCCGAGGGCATGCGCAGCCGCGAGAAGTTCTTCTGGCAGTCGCTGATCGGCCTGGTGGCCGCGGTCTACCTGGCCTTCAGCGTCTCCGAGACCAGCTTCCTGGGCGTGGTGCAGCTGTTCTTCCGCTGGGTCACCAGCGGCTTCTCGACCGAGCTGCCGCCCAAGGCCGACCTGATCGTGCCCTTCTTCAAGACCGTCAGCTATCCGCTGGGCGTGTTCGGCTTCATCGGCCTGACCTACTTCGTGATCGTCGGCACCAGCAATGCGGTGAACTTCACCGACGGGCTGGACGGCCTGGCCATCATGCCGGTGGTGCTGGTCGGCTCGGCGCTGGGCATCTTCGCCTACCTGACCGGTTCCTCGGTCTATGCCAAGTACCTGCTGCTGCCCTATATCCCGGGCGCCGGCGAGCTGCTGATCTTCTGCGGCGCGCTGGCCGGTGCGGGCCTGGCCTTCCTGTGGTTCAACACCCATCCGGCCCAGGTCTTCATGGGCGATGTCGGCGCGTTGGCGCTGGGCGGCGCGCTGGGCACGATGGCGGTGATCACGCGTCAGGAGATCGTGCTGGGCATCATGGGCGGCGTGTTCGTCGCCGAGGTGCTGTCGGTGATGATCCAGGTCAGCTGGTTCAAGTACACCAAGAAGAAGTTCGGCGAGGGCCGGCGCATCTTCAAGATGGCGCCGCTGCACCACCACTTCGAGAAATCCGGCTGGAAGGAGACCCAGGTCGTGGTGCGCTTCTGGATCATCACGATGCTGCTGTGCCTGGTCGGCCTGGCGAGCCTGAAGCTGCGGTAA
- the murF gene encoding UDP-N-acetylmuramoyl-tripeptide--D-alanyl-D-alanine ligase: MSAPLMTLAQALHLLQPSLPQARLIGDGGVEIARVHSDTRSLRQGDLFVALRGERFDAHDFLPQAGAAGAVAVIAERGIVAAGLSGIEVPDAKQALGLLAAAWRAHCHLPLIAVTGSNGKTTVTQMLASILRAWLGSGALATEGNYNNDIGVPLTLLRLRQDDALWHRAAVVELGMNHPGEIAPLAAMAQPTVALVNNAQREHQEFLQTVEAAAEENGAALEALSPAGIAVFPADDACAPIWQRQAGTRATLTFALQGQADVGGHAQWVQGGTEGGAGSAGHWALELQTPAGNAPVALRVAGMHNVRNALAAAASALAAGVPLAAIRQGLEAFEPVKGRSQLKSLQRAGQRVTLIDDSYNANPDSVRAAIDVLADLPGASWLILGDMAEVGDQGAAFHREVGAYAAERGISGFWAAGSACRDAATAYGAGARHFDDSAALIAALADADAPRAKNILVKGSRFMQMEKVVAALLAGEKVQPSTAGGTDAA, from the coding sequence ATGAGCGCCCCCCTGATGACCCTGGCCCAGGCCCTGCACCTGCTGCAGCCCAGCCTGCCGCAGGCGCGGCTGATCGGCGATGGTGGCGTCGAGATCGCCCGCGTGCACAGCGACACCCGCAGCCTGCGCCAGGGGGATCTGTTCGTCGCGCTGCGCGGCGAGCGCTTCGATGCGCATGACTTCCTGCCCCAGGCCGGGGCGGCCGGCGCGGTGGCGGTGATCGCCGAGCGCGGCATCGTCGCAGCCGGCCTGTCCGGCATCGAGGTGCCGGACGCCAAGCAGGCGCTGGGCCTGCTGGCCGCGGCCTGGCGCGCCCATTGCCACCTGCCGCTGATCGCGGTCACCGGCAGCAACGGCAAGACCACGGTGACGCAGATGCTGGCCAGCATCCTGCGCGCCTGGCTGGGCAGCGGCGCGCTGGCCACCGAGGGCAACTACAACAACGACATCGGCGTGCCGTTGACCCTGCTGCGCCTGCGCCAGGACGACGCGCTGTGGCACCGCGCCGCGGTGGTCGAGCTGGGCATGAACCATCCCGGCGAGATCGCGCCGCTGGCCGCGATGGCGCAGCCGACGGTCGCGCTGGTCAACAACGCGCAGCGCGAGCACCAGGAATTCCTGCAGACGGTCGAGGCCGCGGCCGAGGAGAACGGCGCGGCACTGGAGGCGCTGAGCCCGGCCGGCATCGCGGTGTTCCCGGCCGACGATGCCTGCGCGCCGATCTGGCAGCGCCAGGCCGGTACGCGCGCCACGCTGACCTTTGCGCTGCAGGGCCAGGCCGATGTCGGCGGCCATGCGCAATGGGTGCAGGGCGGCACCGAGGGCGGCGCCGGCAGCGCTGGCCATTGGGCGCTAGAGCTGCAGACGCCGGCCGGCAACGCACCGGTGGCGCTGCGCGTCGCGGGCATGCACAACGTGCGCAATGCGCTGGCCGCCGCGGCCAGCGCGCTGGCCGCCGGCGTGCCGCTGGCCGCGATCCGCCAGGGCCTGGAGGCCTTCGAGCCGGTCAAGGGCCGCTCACAGCTGAAGAGCCTGCAGCGCGCCGGCCAGCGCGTCACCCTGATCGACGACAGCTACAACGCCAATCCCGACAGCGTGCGCGCCGCGATCGACGTGCTGGCGGACCTGCCGGGCGCGTCCTGGCTGATCCTGGGCGACATGGCCGAGGTCGGCGACCAGGGCGCGGCCTTCCACCGCGAGGTGGGCGCTTATGCGGCCGAGCGCGGCATCAGCGGCTTCTGGGCCGCGGGCAGCGCCTGCCGCGATGCGGCCACGGCCTATGGCGCCGGGGCGCGCCATTTCGACGATAGCGCCGCGCTGATCGCGGCCTTGGCCGACGCCGATGCGCCGCGCGCCAAGAACATCCTGGTCAAGGGTTCGAGATTCATGCAGATGGAAAAAGTGGTGGCCGCGCTCCTGGCCGGCGAGAAGGTGCAGCCGAGCACCGCGGGAGGCACCGATGCTGCTTAG
- a CDS encoding UDP-N-acetylmuramoyl-L-alanyl-D-glutamate--2,6-diaminopimelate ligase, which yields MPLMRLKSPEAAARWLREWTTGTLRTDSRLVRPGDAFIAWPGHAQDGRRYVQAALDAGAATCLVEQEGVEAFGFNDGRVAALPALKAVTGRIAADYFGQPTHEALQVVATTGTNGKTSTAWWTAQLLSALGRRCGVVGTLGIGEPGELTYTGLTTPDPVQLQAGFRRMADAGFAACAIEASSIGIVEQRLAGTEIAVALFTNFTQDHLDYHGDMDAYWEAKRRLFDWPGLKAAVLNLDDAKGPALAAELQERLDVWTYAVEGAARLSAHGLHYLAGGLAFSLREGEQELPVQTGLIGDYNVANLLAVIGGLRALGLPLADIVAAVPAITPVPGRMQRVGDGAGQPQAVVDYAHTPDALDKALHALQPLAAARGGQLLCVFGCGGNRDPGKRPQMGAIAGRLADRVIVTSDNPRHEPPLDILAQVAAGVGSPCEQIEDRHAAIARAIAGADARDVVLIAGKGHEDYQEIAGQRRPFSDVAEAEAALSERKKD from the coding sequence ATGCCGCTGATGCGCTTGAAATCCCCCGAGGCCGCCGCCCGCTGGCTGCGCGAATGGACCACCGGCACCCTGCGCACCGACAGCCGCCTGGTGCGCCCCGGTGATGCCTTCATCGCCTGGCCCGGCCATGCCCAGGACGGCCGCCGCTATGTGCAGGCCGCATTGGACGCCGGCGCCGCCACCTGCCTGGTGGAGCAGGAGGGCGTCGAAGCTTTTGGCTTCAACGACGGGCGCGTCGCCGCGCTGCCGGCGTTGAAAGCGGTCACCGGCCGCATCGCGGCCGACTACTTCGGCCAGCCGACGCATGAGGCGCTGCAGGTCGTCGCCACCACCGGCACCAACGGCAAGACCAGCACCGCCTGGTGGACCGCCCAGCTGCTGAGTGCGCTGGGCCGGCGCTGCGGCGTGGTCGGCACCCTGGGTATCGGCGAGCCGGGCGAGCTGACCTACACCGGCCTGACCACCCCCGATCCAGTGCAGCTGCAGGCGGGTTTTCGCCGCATGGCCGACGCCGGCTTCGCGGCCTGCGCGATCGAGGCCAGCTCGATCGGCATCGTCGAGCAGCGTCTGGCCGGCACCGAGATCGCGGTGGCGCTGTTCACCAATTTCACACAGGACCACCTGGACTACCACGGCGACATGGACGCCTACTGGGAAGCCAAGCGGCGCCTGTTCGACTGGCCGGGCCTGAAGGCCGCGGTGCTGAACCTGGACGATGCCAAGGGCCCGGCCCTGGCGGCCGAGCTGCAGGAGCGTCTGGACGTCTGGACCTATGCGGTCGAGGGCGCGGCGCGCCTGTCGGCCCATGGCCTGCATTACCTGGCCGGCGGCCTGGCCTTCAGCCTGCGCGAGGGTGAGCAGGAACTGCCGGTGCAGACCGGCCTGATCGGCGACTACAACGTGGCCAATCTGCTGGCGGTGATCGGCGGCCTGCGCGCCCTGGGCCTGCCGCTGGCCGACATCGTCGCGGCGGTCCCGGCCATCACGCCGGTGCCCGGCCGCATGCAGCGCGTCGGCGACGGCGCGGGCCAGCCGCAGGCGGTGGTCGACTATGCCCACACGCCGGACGCGCTGGACAAAGCCTTGCATGCCTTACAACCCTTGGCGGCCGCGCGCGGCGGACAATTGCTGTGCGTGTTCGGCTGCGGCGGCAACCGCGATCCGGGCAAGCGCCCGCAGATGGGCGCGATCGCCGGCCGGCTGGCCGACCGGGTCATCGTCACCAGCGACAACCCGCGCCACGAGCCGCCGCTGGACATCCTGGCCCAGGTGGCGGCCGGCGTCGGTAGCCCCTGCGAGCAGATCGAGGACCGCCATGCGGCGATCGCGCGCGCGATCGCCGGCGCGGACGCGCGCGACGTGGTGCTGATCGCCGGCAAGGGCCATGAGGATTACCAGGAGATCGCGGGTCAGCGCCGCCCGTTCTCCGATGTGGCCGAGGCCGAGGCGGCCTTGAGCGAGAGAAAGAAGGACTGA
- a CDS encoding penicillin-binding protein 2, with protein MKKWFGQSGAKSAHRAAVSARSVSYSSSPLLASKTPPWRSRFLVALVGLGFIGLLGRAVYVQVIGNDFYQRQGEARYAHTMELPASRGRIIDRKGQVLATSVAVPSIWAIPKEVDADADKRRALAKILGISRQELEKKLDPSSRFVWLRRQADDDMATQIKALGLKGVFQDREYKRKYPEGEAAAHVVGFTNIEERGQEGIELAFQKDLQGRDGSRSVVRDRLGRVVEDIGERVPASNGRDIDLSIDSKVQFFAYQRIRDAVAEHRAKAGSVVVLDAQTGEVLALSNFPSYNPGDRQNLSGAQLRNRALTDVFEPGSTMKPFIAALALETHHIRLDSVINTAPRSLVISGWSPSDTKPHGDLTVAGVIQKSSNIGTAKLAMMMQPREMHEMFTAIGLGQRPQLNFPGAVTGKLRPYKSWRPIEQATMSYGYGLSASLFQLARAYTVFARDGELIPATMRHQPEGEPVPGIRVFSPKVAQEVRQMLQMAAAPGGTAPLAQVAGYSVGGKSGTAHKQEGKGYTNKYRSWFVGIAPISKPRIVVAVMVDEPSTGVYYGGAVAGPVFSQVVAQSLRLLNVAPDLDVKTQIVAKNVPAVEESF; from the coding sequence GTGAAGAAATGGTTCGGCCAGTCCGGCGCCAAGTCCGCGCATCGCGCCGCGGTCAGCGCGCGCAGCGTCAGCTATTCGAGCAGCCCGCTGCTGGCCTCGAAGACGCCGCCCTGGCGTTCGCGCTTCCTGGTCGCGCTGGTGGGGCTGGGCTTCATCGGCCTGCTGGGCCGCGCGGTCTATGTGCAGGTGATCGGCAACGATTTCTACCAGCGCCAGGGCGAGGCCCGCTACGCCCACACGATGGAGCTGCCGGCCAGCCGCGGCCGCATCATCGACCGCAAGGGCCAGGTGCTGGCCACCAGCGTCGCGGTGCCCTCGATCTGGGCGATCCCGAAGGAAGTGGATGCCGACGCCGACAAGCGCCGTGCGCTGGCCAAGATTCTCGGCATCAGCCGCCAGGAGCTGGAGAAGAAGCTCGACCCCTCGAGCCGCTTCGTCTGGCTGCGCCGCCAGGCCGACGACGACATGGCCACGCAGATCAAGGCCCTGGGCCTGAAGGGCGTGTTCCAGGACCGCGAGTACAAGCGCAAGTATCCCGAGGGCGAGGCCGCGGCCCATGTGGTCGGCTTCACCAATATCGAGGAGCGCGGCCAGGAGGGCATCGAGCTCGCGTTCCAGAAGGACCTGCAGGGCCGCGACGGTTCGCGCTCGGTGGTGCGCGACCGGCTGGGCCGCGTGGTCGAGGACATCGGCGAGCGCGTGCCGGCCAGCAATGGCCGCGACATCGATCTGTCGATCGACTCCAAGGTGCAGTTCTTCGCCTACCAGCGCATCCGCGACGCGGTCGCCGAGCATCGCGCCAAGGCCGGCTCGGTGGTGGTGCTGGACGCCCAGACCGGCGAGGTGCTGGCGCTCTCCAACTTCCCCAGCTACAACCCCGGCGACCGCCAGAACCTCAGCGGCGCCCAGCTGCGCAACCGCGCGCTGACCGATGTGTTCGAGCCCGGCTCGACGATGAAGCCCTTCATCGCCGCGCTGGCGCTGGAGACCCACCATATCCGCCTGGACAGCGTGATCAACACCGCGCCGCGCAGCCTGGTGATCAGCGGCTGGTCGCCGTCCGACACCAAGCCGCATGGCGACCTGACCGTGGCCGGCGTGATCCAGAAGTCCAGCAATATCGGCACCGCCAAGCTGGCGATGATGATGCAGCCGCGCGAGATGCACGAGATGTTCACCGCGATCGGCCTGGGCCAGCGCCCGCAGCTGAACTTCCCCGGCGCGGTGACCGGCAAGCTGCGGCCCTACAAGAGCTGGCGCCCGATCGAGCAGGCGACGATGAGCTACGGCTACGGCCTGTCGGCCTCGCTGTTCCAGCTGGCGCGCGCCTACACCGTGTTCGCGCGCGATGGCGAGCTGATCCCCGCGACGATGCGGCACCAGCCCGAGGGCGAGCCGGTGCCCGGCATCCGGGTGTTCTCGCCCAAGGTCGCGCAGGAGGTGCGCCAGATGCTGCAGATGGCCGCCGCGCCCGGCGGCACCGCGCCGCTGGCCCAGGTGGCCGGCTACAGCGTCGGCGGCAAGTCCGGCACCGCGCACAAGCAGGAAGGCAAGGGCTATACCAACAAGTACCGCTCCTGGTTCGTCGGCATCGCGCCGATCAGCAAGCCGCGCATCGTCGTGGCGGTGATGGTCGACGAGCCCAGCACCGGCGTCTACTACGGCGGTGCGGTGGCCGGTCCGGTGTTCAGCCAGGTGGTGGCGCAGTCGCTGCGCCTCCTGAACGTGGCGCCCGACCTCGATGTGAAAACCCAGATCGTCGCGAAGAATGTGCCCGCGGTCGAGGAGAGCTTCTGA
- the ftsL gene encoding cell division protein FtsL, with amino-acid sequence MSRINLLLLIAVLASGMVLIKSAYESRRLFTELDRAQSESRRLDADHQRLLAERQAQATNLRVEQVARERLHMRVIGPAVTQQVELSRAASGVAP; translated from the coding sequence ATGAGCCGCATCAACCTGCTGCTGCTGATCGCGGTGCTGGCCAGCGGCATGGTGCTGATCAAGAGCGCCTATGAGTCGCGCCGCCTGTTCACCGAGCTGGATCGCGCGCAGTCCGAATCGCGCCGCCTGGACGCCGACCATCAGCGCCTGCTGGCCGAGCGCCAGGCCCAGGCCACCAATCTGCGCGTCGAGCAGGTCGCGCGCGAGCGTCTGCACATGCGCGTGATCGGCCCGGCGGTGACCCAGCAGGTCGAGCTGAGCCGCGCGGCCTCGGGGGTCGCACCGTGA
- the rsmH gene encoding 16S rRNA (cytosine(1402)-N(4))-methyltransferase RsmH: protein MSAPQDPNTPAFTHTTVLLHETVDAVLTRPDGLYVDGTFGRGGHSRLLLQKLGPAGRLVAIDRDPEAITAATSGDTRVSDPRFSICHAPFAAMREELTRLGVPQVDGVMLDLGVSSPQIDNPARGFSFRFSGPLDMRMDTTRGESAADFLARADERQIAEVIRNYGEERFAAQIAKALVARRTGGSPVRTTDELSKVVAGAVKTREPGQDPATRTFQALRIHVNAELEELEQGLNAALRLLAPGGRLAVISFHSLEDRIVKNFIGAHSKEVYDRRAPFAAPKPLALKALARIKPSETEVRANGRSRSAILRVAERTEAPLPEEPGR, encoded by the coding sequence ATGAGCGCGCCGCAAGACCCCAATACCCCCGCTTTCACCCACACCACGGTGCTGCTGCACGAGACCGTGGATGCCGTGCTGACCCGCCCGGACGGCCTGTACGTCGACGGCACCTTCGGCCGCGGCGGCCATTCGCGCCTGCTGCTGCAAAAGCTCGGACCGGCGGGGAGGCTGGTCGCGATCGACCGCGACCCCGAGGCGATCACGGCGGCCACCTCGGGCGATACGCGGGTCTCGGACCCGCGTTTTTCCATTTGCCACGCGCCCTTTGCCGCGATGCGCGAGGAGCTGACCCGGCTCGGCGTGCCGCAGGTGGATGGCGTGATGCTGGATCTGGGCGTCTCCAGCCCCCAGATCGACAACCCGGCGCGCGGTTTCAGCTTCCGCTTCAGCGGACCGCTGGACATGCGCATGGACACGACGCGCGGCGAAAGCGCCGCGGATTTCCTGGCCCGCGCCGATGAGCGCCAGATTGCGGAGGTGATACGCAACTATGGGGAAGAACGGTTTGCTGCACAGATTGCAAAGGCGCTTGTTGCTCGCCGGACGGGCGGGAGTCCTGTTCGAACAACCGATGAGCTTTCCAAAGTCGTGGCTGGCGCGGTCAAAACCCGCGAACCGGGCCAGGACCCTGCAACGCGCACATTTCAAGCGCTTCGGATTCACGTCAATGCCGAGCTTGAAGAGCTCGAACAGGGGCTGAATGCGGCGCTGCGCCTGCTGGCGCCCGGCGGCCGCCTGGCGGTGATCAGCTTCCATTCGCTGGAAGACCGCATCGTCAAGAACTTCATCGGTGCGCACAGCAAGGAGGTCTACGACCGCCGTGCGCCCTTCGCGGCGCCGAAGCCGCTGGCGCTGAAGGCGCTGGCGCGCATCAAGCCCAGCGAGACCGAGGTGCGCGCCAATGGCCGCTCGCGCTCGGCGATCCTGCGCGTGGCCGAGCGCACCGAGGCGCCGCTGCCCGAGGAGCCGGGTCGATGA
- the mraZ gene encoding division/cell wall cluster transcriptional repressor MraZ, producing MFQGASALAMDAKGRMAVPTRHRETLQELCAGQLTLTKHPEGCLMVFPRPAWETFRDRIAALPMSAAGWKRVFLGNAQDVEIDSAARVLVSPELRAAAGLNKDVMLLGMGSHFELWDAARYAAHEAQVMQSELPDALKDFSF from the coding sequence GTGTTTCAAGGGGCGTCGGCCTTGGCAATGGATGCCAAGGGGCGGATGGCCGTCCCAACACGCCATCGCGAGACCCTGCAGGAACTCTGCGCCGGCCAGCTGACGCTCACCAAGCATCCCGAGGGCTGCCTGATGGTGTTCCCGCGTCCGGCCTGGGAAACCTTCCGTGACCGCATCGCCGCGCTGCCGATGTCGGCCGCCGGCTGGAAGCGCGTCTTCCTCGGCAATGCCCAGGATGTCGAGATCGACAGCGCCGCGCGCGTGCTGGTCTCGCCCGAGCTGCGCGCCGCCGCCGGTCTGAACAAGGACGTGATGCTGCTGGGCATGGGCAGCCACTTCGAGCTCTGGGACGCGGCCCGCTATGCGGCGCACGAGGCCCAGGTGATGCAGTCCGAACTGCCGGATGCGCTGAAGGACTTCAGCTTCTGA
- a CDS encoding GAF domain-containing protein yields MSAGGPSTLERLRRLGLALADGQLKRQAYRLAMLALLREQFDCSRTSLWRFSGQPGDLRLVCRASVGRGGDNALLGAELDQAQYGAYFAKLAREGVFACEDCVREPALAPLRAAYLDAQRVRALLDVSFDVNGRLYGVLCCEQAELPRAWLPAEIAALLRFGRMVSLQVARAIPDELRQAAFVADPLTLPPGRGLR; encoded by the coding sequence GTGAGCGCCGGCGGACCATCCACCCTGGAGCGCCTGCGCCGCCTGGGTCTGGCGCTGGCGGACGGGCAGCTCAAGCGCCAGGCCTACCGCCTGGCGATGCTGGCCCTGCTGCGCGAGCAGTTCGATTGTTCGCGCACCAGCCTGTGGCGCTTCAGCGGCCAACCCGGCGACCTGCGCCTGGTGTGCCGCGCAAGCGTGGGGCGGGGCGGCGACAACGCGCTGCTCGGCGCCGAACTGGATCAGGCGCAGTACGGCGCCTACTTCGCGAAACTCGCCCGGGAGGGCGTGTTCGCCTGCGAGGACTGCGTGCGCGAGCCCGCGCTGGCGCCGCTGCGCGCGGCCTATCTCGATGCGCAGCGCGTGCGCGCGCTGCTGGACGTCAGCTTCGACGTCAACGGCCGGCTCTACGGCGTGCTGTGCTGCGAGCAGGCCGAGCTGCCGCGCGCCTGGCTGCCCGCCGAGATCGCCGCGCTGCTGCGCTTCGGGCGCATGGTCAGCCTGCAGGTCGCGCGCGCGATTCCCGACGAGCTGCGCCAGGCCGCCTTCGTGGCCGATCCGCTCACGCTGCCGCCGGGCCGCGGCCTACGCTGA
- a CDS encoding methyl-accepting chemotaxis protein, which yields MLTTIKSRLIAICMLIVIAAIGVATLASYLSVSAHARRQVLAQLSDLGEAHAGTMAGWVKAQKDIVAALAPAAALDAPQAALEQALKSGRLDLAFIGHADKRMISVPDRQRPADYDPTVRPWYKLAEGADAPVLTAPYIASSSKKLVVSFASAIKAGGATRAVAGADVALDDVIATLKSIKPTESGFAFLLAKDGKIIAHPDAALTLKPVAELSAGFTPELLARANGRELAEVEVRERHFFVKATPVPGTDWTLLAAAEQDEALAALSSLLATAGVSLVAVAAVAAALSALAIGVLLKGLGRVRGAMDQIASGTGDLTQRLDAEGRDEIADIARAFNLFVGKIEHVMLDVRATSQSMAVAARQIAVGNQDLSQRTEETASNLQQTASSMEELTGTVRQSADSAASANQLADSAAHVARQGGQVVSRVVTTMEQIQHASRRINDIIGTIDGIAFQTNILALNAAVEAARAGEQGRGFAVVAGEVRALAQRSAEAAKEIKGLIGASVEQVEGGTALVAQAGSTMDEIVASVQRVTAIMAEISGATREQSQGIDQVNTAVAQLDQMTQQNASLVEESAAAAESLRDQANKLADIVAGFRLSQPAG from the coding sequence ATGCTGACAACCATCAAGAGCCGCCTGATCGCGATCTGTATGCTGATCGTGATCGCCGCGATCGGCGTCGCCACCCTGGCCAGCTATCTGAGCGTCAGCGCCCATGCGCGCCGCCAGGTGCTGGCGCAGCTGAGCGACCTGGGCGAGGCCCACGCCGGCACGATGGCGGGCTGGGTCAAGGCGCAGAAGGATATCGTCGCGGCGCTGGCCCCGGCCGCCGCGCTGGATGCACCGCAAGCGGCGCTGGAGCAGGCGCTGAAGTCCGGCCGGCTCGACCTGGCCTTCATCGGCCATGCCGACAAGCGCATGATCTCGGTGCCGGACCGCCAGCGTCCGGCCGACTACGACCCCACCGTGCGCCCCTGGTACAAGCTGGCCGAGGGCGCCGACGCGCCGGTGCTGACCGCGCCCTATATCGCCTCCTCCAGCAAGAAGCTGGTGGTCAGCTTCGCCAGCGCGATCAAGGCCGGGGGCGCGACCCGCGCGGTGGCCGGCGCCGACGTGGCGCTGGACGATGTGATCGCGACGCTCAAAAGCATCAAGCCGACCGAGAGCGGCTTCGCCTTCCTGCTGGCCAAGGACGGCAAGATCATCGCCCATCCCGATGCCGCCCTGACTCTGAAGCCGGTGGCCGAGCTGTCGGCCGGCTTCACGCCCGAGCTGCTGGCGCGCGCCAACGGCCGCGAGCTGGCCGAGGTCGAGGTGCGCGAGCGCCATTTCTTCGTCAAGGCCACGCCGGTGCCGGGCACCGACTGGACCCTGCTGGCCGCGGCCGAACAGGACGAGGCGCTGGCCGCGCTGTCCAGCCTGCTGGCGACGGCCGGCGTCTCGCTGGTGGCGGTGGCGGCGGTGGCCGCGGCGCTGTCGGCGCTGGCGATCGGCGTGCTGCTGAAGGGCCTGGGCCGGGTGCGCGGCGCGATGGACCAGATCGCCTCCGGCACCGGTGACCTGACCCAGCGCCTGGACGCCGAGGGCCGCGACGAGATCGCCGACATCGCACGCGCCTTCAATCTCTTCGTCGGCAAGATCGAGCATGTGATGCTGGACGTGCGTGCGACCAGCCAGTCGATGGCGGTGGCGGCGCGCCAGATCGCGGTCGGCAACCAGGACCTGAGCCAGCGCACCGAGGAGACCGCCAGCAATCTGCAGCAGACCGCCAGCTCGATGGAGGAACTGACCGGCACCGTGCGCCAGAGCGCCGATTCGGCCGCCAGCGCCAACCAGCTGGCCGACAGCGCCGCCCATGTCGCGCGCCAGGGCGGCCAGGTGGTGTCCCGGGTGGTGACGACGATGGAGCAGATCCAGCATGCCAGCCGGCGCATCAACGACATCATCGGCACCATCGACGGCATCGCCTTCCAGACCAACATCCTGGCGCTGAATGCGGCGGTGGAAGCCGCACGCGCCGGCGAGCAGGGCCGCGGTTTCGCGGTCGTGGCCGGCGAGGTGCGGGCGCTGGCGCAGCGCAGCGCCGAGGCGGCCAAGGAGATCAAGGGCCTGATCGGCGCCAGCGTCGAGCAGGTCGAGGGCGGCACGGCCTTGGTGGCGCAGGCCGGCTCGACGATGGACGAGATCGTCGCCAGCGTGCAGCGCGTCACCGCGATCATGGCCGAGATCAGCGGCGCGACTCGCGAGCAGAGCCAGGGCATCGACCAGGTCAACACCGCGGTGGCCCAGCTCGACCAGATGACCCAGCAGAACGCCTCGCTGGTGGAGGAATCGGCCGCGGCCGCCGAGAGCCTGCGCGACCAGGCCAACAAGCTGGCCGACATCGTCGCCGGCTTCCGCCTGAGCCAGCCGGCCGGCTGA
- a CDS encoding Lrp/AsnC family transcriptional regulator: MSNIDDTDRELIALLRDNARLSVVALARQLRVARATVQNRIARLEREGVIVGYSVRLKPAAEAQRIRALMNVAVEGNRTAEVLRELRGHPNVAALHSTNGRWDLVAELRADTLEEFDRVLSGVRLIEGIANTETSILLSTYKV, from the coding sequence ATGTCTAATATCGACGACACCGACCGCGAGTTGATCGCGCTGCTGCGCGACAACGCGCGGCTCTCGGTTGTCGCGCTGGCGCGCCAGCTGCGGGTGGCGCGGGCGACGGTGCAGAACCGCATCGCGCGCCTGGAGCGCGAGGGTGTGATCGTCGGCTACAGCGTGCGGCTCAAGCCCGCGGCCGAGGCCCAGCGCATCCGCGCGCTGATGAATGTGGCGGTGGAGGGCAACCGCACCGCCGAGGTGCTGCGCGAGCTGCGCGGCCACCCGAACGTCGCGGCCCTGCACAGCACCAACGGCCGCTGGGACCTGGTGGCCGAGCTGCGCGCCGACACGCTGGAGGAGTTCGACCGGGTGCTCAGCGGCGTGCGCCTGATCGAGGGCATCGCCAATACCGAGACCAGCATCCTGCTGTCGACCTACAAGGTGTGA